A window of Ananas comosus cultivar F153 linkage group 4, ASM154086v1, whole genome shotgun sequence contains these coding sequences:
- the LOC109708600 gene encoding mannan endo-1,4-beta-mannosidase 6-like, whose translation MAIKLSLPSLLQNFLLVTTFVLLIENTDACLDRVDRTNIFPFETYDDHRKHDLDGAGDEEWGMVKRKGNQFVVGNQPFYVNGFNTYWLMILAVDQSTRGKVSEVLQQASSVGLTVCRTWAFNDGGWRALQKSPSVYDEEVFKALDFVVSEAKKYKIRLVLSLTNNWEGYGGKAQYVKWGKEAGLNLTSDDDFFSDPTVKGYYQAHIKTILTRVNTYTNITYKDDPTIFAWELMNEPRCLSDPSGNKLQAWIQEMAFYVKSIDPVHLLEIGTEGFYGLSTPDRQQVNPNTYAGQVGTDFIRNHQALGIDFASVHIYPDSWLSSATTESSLEFARTWMENHVDDSENLLGMPVVFGEFGVSTKNGKHNVTFRDAFIGMVYKTLLNSTRRGGSGGGSLLWQLFPEGTEYMDDGYAVVLTKSPTTASIISLQSRRLQIFNSRCDWKCHWSCRKRSIAMNDLVSHDEM comes from the exons ATGGCCATTAAACTTTCCCTCCCTTCTCTTCTTCAAAATTTCCTCTTGGTAACAACTTTTGTACTTCTCATTGAGAATACAGATGCTTGTCTCGACCGCGTCGATAGAACAAACATCTTTCCTTTCGAAACATACGATGATCATCG GAAGCATGACCTCGACGGAGCGGGCGACGAAGAATGGGGGATGGTGAAGAGGAAAGGGAACCAATTTGTGGTTGGAAACCAACCATTCTATGTGAATGGTTTCAATACATATTGGTTGATGATCCTCGCCGTTGATCAGTCGACGAGGGGGAAGGTAAGCGAAGTGCTTCAGCAAGCCTCGTCGGTCGGCTTAACGGTTTGCAGGACTTGGGCTTTCAATGATGGAGGGTGGAGAGCCCTTCAAAAATCTCCTTCAGTGTACGACGAGGAAGTTTTTAAG GCACTAGATTTTGTAGTTAGTGAAGCAAAAAAGTACAAGATTAGGCTTGTACTTTCATTAACCAATAATTGGGAAGGTTATGGAGGGAAAGCTCAATATGTGAAATGGGGTAAAGAAGCTGGATTAAACCTaacctccgacgacgatttcTTCTCCGACCCTACCGTCAAAGGCTATTATCAAGCTCATATCAAG ACTATACTAACTAGAGTGAATACATATACAAACATTACTTACAAAGACGACCCGACGATATTCGCGTGGGAACTAATGAACGAACCGCGATGCCTCTCCGACCCCTCCGGCAATAAGTTgcag GCATGGATACAAGAGATGGCATTCTATGTTAAGTCAATTGATCCAGTCCATCTGCTGGAGATCGGAACCGAGGGGTTCTACGGTCTCTCGACTCCTGATCGGCAACAAGTGAACCCTAACACATATGCGGGACAAGTCGGAACCGACTTCATTCGGAACCACCAGGCTTTGGGCATTGATTTCGCCTCGGTTCACATCTACCCTGATTCGTG GTTGTCGAGCGCAACAACGGAATCGAGCCTCGAATTCGCGAGGACTTGGATGGAGAACCACGTAGATGATTCGGAGAACTTGCTAGGAATGCCGGTCGTCTTCGGCGAGTTCGGGGTTTCCACTAAGAACGGAAAGCACAACGTAACATTTCGCGACGCCTTCATCGGGATGGTGTACAAAACTCTACTAAACTCGACGAGGAGGGGCGGAAGCGGCGGAGGCAGCCTCCTTTGGCAACTTTTTCCCGAGGGAACGGAGTACATGGACGACGGCTACGCCGTGGTGCTAACGAAGTCTCCGACCACCGCTAGCATCATTTCGCTGCAGTCGCGGAGGCTTCAAATCTTCAATTCAAGGTGTGATTGGAAGTGCCACTGGAGCTGCAGGAAGAGGAGCATTGCAATGAATGATCTTGTCTCACATGATGAAATGTAA